ACCCTAGGCGTAAGATATGGTTTGAAATAGCGGATAATCGCTGTACGGCTCGAGGAGGCCCGCCTTCTCGAGTttgaatgaggatgagagtaTTTCGATAGATCGGGCCCTTGAAGTCTAGATGGAGAGGGTGAGCGTGATCGAGGGGAGTAGAAATTGGTATGAGcgatgggagatgaaggacTGAGGGAGGAGGTATATGAGTCTGAGACAGATCTCGAAGTGGGAAGTACCATGTTGGACTTGCCCAAACCGGGGGAACGTCCTTGATTTTGGTATTCACGAGACATTCGTCGAGGTTTGAACGTGTTGGGATCCTCGAAGGGCATTACAGATTAGTTGTTGacattgatgagatcatgAGAGATTTCCGGCTCTGCTGAAGAAATGTGTTAGATCATTCGTGACAGCAGGCTTTCCAGAGCGACAATGTCTAAGCTTACATTACCAAGGGCGTCTCAGTGACCCAGACTGAGATGATTACGCGTTGACAGCTTCTGGTAGGTGTGTAAATTTACAAGACAAAGACGTTGGTTTGCTGAGACTGAGACGCAAATGACTGAAGCTGGAGAgcatatatatcagctggaGGAAACTTCCCTTCCAGTCTCTTCGCATGATTACTGCTGCACGGTGCTTCTACGACCGCAGTTACATAGCATGGGGGGGGAAGACAGGGGCATCTGGATTGCATGAAGCGTAGAGTCATCCTCTACGCAGTCGCAGCGGCTAGGATTCAGGATGAAAGACCAGAAATACTCACGAGGTTGCTCAGCACCCCGATACAATTCAGCTAGTCTCAGAATTTTCCTTAGATATACGACTATACGCGATGAGTTGACGCAGagcggatgatgagctaTGTACAAGTGATTAGGGGTAGGTCGAGATGCGTGGACGAGTGATAGGTGATGTATAAACAACGGGTTCGGAATGATagaatcaatgatgaatgcGGTTATTACGGATTATTTTGATTTTCGCTATTTTAAGCTACACCGGGTTATCGTAACGATACCAACCCACCCTCGAATAAGCATTCACGTATGAAatgttgatactgatatcaagctacatacatacatggATATCGACTTCAGAACGGATATTATAAGATCATATCAGGTAGAATGTATACTTTCATCTTATGCAGACCGGTGTTACAGAATTACACATCGCCCTTCTCTGCACCCACTGCTTCGTATCCTGCCAGTGGTACCACTGCCCCCACCACCTTTCGGACGACTACCTATCGCGACTCGTGCTGCTTCGGAGATTGCTTCCTGTACGCCTCGATTATGCTTAGCGGAGCATTCTAAGcagatgtatcagctgagGCAGAGGTCGACAAGGTCGAGTATTCCACGTACCGAGATATCTACTGGCTCTTATCGCTCTCGCGACCGATAAGCCCTCGTCATATGTTACAGGATGTAAAGATCGTTGCGCAAGCTTCTCCTTGATCGCTGGATCTTCCCTCAGATCACATTTCAGAGCTGTACAAGGCGTTAGCGTGATAGCAATTGAGAGGTATGTGAAATGACTCACCGACCAGTACGATCTTCACTCCCGGGCAGAACTCGTTCACTTCGTGTATCCACTGAGCATCGTCTGTCAGACCTGGACATACAATATGTATACTATCCTAAGACCCACCTTCGACTCTGTATTCTCCAGTGAGACAGGAGAATCCACCTAGCCAGAACGTGAGCCAATAGTCCTCAGCGAATGGCGACCAGTCACCTACCGAGAAGCATACCATGACAACATGGGTATCGGCATAGGAGAGTGAACGCAGACGATCAAAGTCTTCTTGACCTGTAAACTCATGTTAAAGAAGGCTCTCAATATATATGCTGAGGACCTACCTGCAGTATCCCACAGACTCAGTTCCACCGTCTGATCGTCCACCTGCATCATCTCCACATAATTCTCGAAAACTAAATAATCAAGAATGATTAGCGAAGCTCATCTTGATAAGGTGCCTTGGGAGAACAACTGACCTGTTGGTTCACTATTCACAAGTTGGTGGATAAGCATAAAGCTTATAGAAGACTCAAGTTTACTCACTACGTCGTAGGGAAGTAGCCTACAAGGGGGGTCAGTTCCCGTAACTCGCTGAGGTTCCCAACAAACTTACCTTTGGTGAACACCGTCAGGAGGGATGTCTACTCATACGCAAGCAGAATGTCTCGTCAGCAAATACGAACTGAGGCCTGTTCGAgcgactcaccttcccacAAGCACCATCCCCCAGCACGACCAGCTTTCGAGAAAGCTGTGAGAATAGGTGTCAGCGAGGGTAGACGATTCGATGGTCAACGATGGTTAGGATACTGACCGGCTTCCCCACCATCACCTTGTAGGATTACTGTCGTAGTGATGTTTCTGCGTATCGGAGTCTAGATTTTGCTATGCTGTACTGATGCATATGATCGATACCTTATTTGGTATCAGATTGGCGAGAGACAGAGGTCTGGTGGTTGAGAAGGGTAGATGGGAAAGGTGACCGTGCGGTTCGCGTCGTTGATGTATAGATGTGAACGAGATGTTGGTACAGGCGATACCGGACGTCGTGAATGACCTGCCaaagatgttgagatggtTGCCGGATGATGGACTGTGTGGTATGAAAGATGTTGAGAGTGATGACAAGTGATGTGATGAGTGAtgttttgttgttgtttgaCGCAAGTTGAGCCATGACTCATTTCATCGATTGCAATTGCGTtttctcatcctttcatcccttcatcaccattcaCTCGCCACCCaatcatacatatatccaTCTCGCTATCTTCTATTCAATCCACTTCAGCCGCTAcatatcattctcctccataTAGCATCCTGCAAGGTCTGACGGGTTCGACGCGGATCATGTCAAGCGCAAAATCCAATTATATTTCGTCTTCTGGTACTATCGGTTCTCAACCCTTGACCAGTAGACTCACTCAGCAAGCTTCAAATTATGTCACccttctctatctctttGTAGAAACTTTGATCAGTGTAGGTGCAGAGACAAAACATTACCAATAAATGGTCGACTGATATCCTCTTATGTCTAGCCCATCGTCAACCCGGCCTCGTGGAAAGATCCTTCCATCCGACCACCACCCAAGTCGAACAATAACAACCATGGATCCGGAAGACctggagggggaggaggaggtgatggTGGCTCAGGcggagggggaggaggatcaggaggGGGAGGCCGAGGTAATGGCGGGGGAGGTGGTTTCATGACGATGGGTGATCTtagaggtggtggtagtgaGTTTCCTTGCTATTTGTACATCAAGATAAATATGAGACTGacctccaatctctcatGGCCTCAGCTGTCGATGGATGCCGAGCGACTTGCGGATAGGCAGAACAAGCAAGATGCTCCATCGATTGATACAGTTGTAAATAGTTTCTGCGACCATGTATCATTATATTCGATCATTAATGCATGTAAATCATTGCAATCTATGCAAACTGATTTAAGCAACCTTTCGAGAGCGGCTAGCGCGTTGTGCCAGACTACGGTGTATATACAGTGAGGGGATAAGAATGAAAACCAGGATATTGTCCAGAAGAAGGGTATGTATGATGTGAGCATTATCATCCAAAAACCAACTTTACCAGAATGAAATTCGTCTTTTGCCAACTGTAGTCTCGGTAGCGGTGGCATCTTCAGCGGTGACGGTGACACCCTCGGCGGCTGTGGAGGTAGCTTCCTCGGTGACGGCTTCAGTCTCGGCCTCAGTCGCAGATGCCGAAGCCTCCTGGCCGGAAGAAACAGTGAAAGAGTCGGTAGCGGTTTCCGTGgccaaagcttcttcggTTGAAGAAATGGTGGAAGAAGCGATGTCGGTGGCACTTTCGGTAGCAGATATAGTCGCAGAAACCGATTCAGCGGTAGAGGCAGAAGCAGAGTTAGTGATAGCAGTGGTGACATTGGCAATGACTGATTCGGTAGGGGCGGACTCGACGGAAGTTAAACTGGTGATTAAGCGCAGTATGAGCTGATTGCTCGGAGTCAGGGCTATGATAGCACTTACGTTGATGAGGTgaccacttcatcatcgtcttcctcgcactcttcatcgtcttcagGGGTAGCGGTGCTGTTGCCAGCGATAGCGTTGTTGGTGGGTACGGCAGTGGCGGAGGCAGCGACTGAGACACCAGTAGTGGCCGATACGatgtcttcgtcttcttcctcttcacagTCATCCTGTTCAGTATTTGGGTCAGCCTGAAAGTGCGGGGTAAATAAACCTTTGACTCACGTATTCACtgtcatcctcttcttccgaaacttcttcatcgtcctcgGAATCAGCAGTAGcaggggaagatgatgccGACGAGGTGGCAGCGGCCGAAGCGGGAGATGAGGTTGGGTCGGCAACGGCAGCGACATTGGTGATAGATTGGACAGCTTGGGAGGTAGCGGCAGCTTGAGTAGAAGCGGCGTCACTGCCAGCGGTCACAGTGACATACACGGTAGTGACCTGAAAGATGAAGTCGTTAATATCATAATCACTACAATGGGGAAGGAAAAGGGTACTtactccaccaccacaagACTCATCATCGCTGGAAGAATTGGCGGACGGGGCAGCGGCCGCTTGAACAGCACCGATTTGTGAAGGAGTAGCGGAAGGAGTGGCCGAAGACGAGACAGCGGTAGATGATTCACCgtcactctcctcttcttcaccttcgagcTCATCACAGTAGGGAAGgtcgtcctcatcgtccGCAGAAGTCTCACtgtcatcctcatcatactcttctacctcttcgTATTCGTCCTCTTCacattcttcctcctcaggGACAGTGGTAGAGTTACCGGCTGATGCGGTAGAGTTGACAGTAGCGAGGACGGAAGGGTCGGACACGACAGCACTATCATCTTCGACGTCCTCTTCGCAATCTTCGATCGTCGTTGGATCAACGGTCGTGGCATTGTTGGCGATGTCTTGACGAGCTTTGAGGTAGAAAGCTCGAGCTTCGAGTGAAGCCGCGTAATTATCACCTCGAGGTTGTCGAGGGGTTGTGTTGGCGGCTACGGAGCTGCAGAGGCCGAGAAGGGTGGTGGCAGCGAGGGCTAGGACTTGGAATTTCATTTTGTTGGTCTTGTTGTATAGATGTAAGGACTGTAATGAGTTGGAAGTGGTCGATTCAGAGTGAAGTAATCAATACCGAAGGAACAGATGTAAGAATGGTTTTGTTGGGTTGATATATGATGGGGATATCTATGCGCTTGAGGTGTGGTGTGGACCTGCCAAAGGACGTTGAGTGATGGGTTGACGGTCAATTGATGAGTGAATGAGCGTTGGTAGCGGTAGCGAGTGGGGATGTGTTAGTGAGTATGAATCGGTGCAGGGTCGTCAAGTGAAGTAGAATCTGAGGTGGGATACagagagatgagaaatggAAAGAACGATGCaatgagaaggaatggaCAATGAACGATGAGCAATGAACGATGAAAGATACACGATGCAAGATACACGATGCAAgagagaacaagaagagagagtgaaaaagaaagatcagtgcacacatacacatacacacaacAAAACGAGAATAAAACGATCAGTGCACAACATGATACATGGCAACAAGGAGACGTAACAGCACAGCTTGCAAAGGGTCAGTGCGGGTGAACAATCAGGAGTATGAAATAGGGTGAGAGAGAAAGCAGAGCTAAGCCAAGAGCATCGGGCATCTCTTCGCTAGTGAGGGACTAGAGTGACATGAaacgaggatgaggatgtatgCAGGAAGAAAACAAAAAGCAAACACGCTATGAGAATATGTGCTCTAGTGTGACAGGGTGAGCAGGGTGAGCAGAGGTAAGCATGTTCTGCCAACACCGCGTTGTTTGTGTATTTTTCCCCAACGTCACATTACATAATATCGCTATGTCATTCCTGTTCCTATTCAACCTGAAACAAACCGATCCAGTTGACCGTTTCATCGGCAGTCACTCGTCTATTCACCGTATATACATCACCCCCACTTACCGCTCGCGTCGTTGCCACATTCTATCGTATGCACCGTATGTACCTCGCAGTAACCGAAGTAAGCGTATTCGTCACCCTCACTTAGCACCTGCGTCAAACCTCCTCCGCCACGCCCAACACGTATACTTGTATGGGATAGCTGGGTTACTCTCAAAGACGTCTCGAATTCTATACTTAGCACGGAGATGGGATTCATGACCGAGAGGGATTCATACAGTCGCTTCGATGTGCAtttatatgtatgtacaaaGCCATCCTTCACTATGGAAAAGGAGcaacgatgatatatgtatatattaTGGACATGCAGAGATTCTTTAACCACGAGTATAGATCGAGAGACAGAAAGCAATAAGAGAGAGCAAACGATATTATGGTGATTCAACTACCCTTTTTTCTGTTTTTACTTTGGGTCATATTGTACGCATAGAGGTAATCGAGTTTGTATATACATAGGTATCATCGGATTTGTACATACGCAGGCAATTTGATTACTTCGTATGTTATAATTACCTCGACTTTCCACACAGATCAGCAAAATACACAGTACCTGAACTAAAAATTCCCATCAGTGTGTTAATGGTCAGGAGCAAGCGAAGTGCAGCGACTGGCCATGCGAAAGGACCTAGTTCTATATACATAGGTGTACATGTACAGGAATCGTCGAAATTGATGATTATGCATATGTACAGAACCATATCTCTTCGGAGATGTGCTCCATGTCCGTCCTAAGTTCAAATTTCGAGACGTCTTTTGAGAGTAACCCAGCTATCCCATACAAAGGGGAGGCTTGTGTGTGGCAGTGACGCGAGTAGTAAGTGGGTGGAGTGTATACGTGGCACAAGGTGGAAGTTGTATGTGGGGggaaaggtagaaagaaggtgaagcGGAAGCAGCGGCGGGGATGTCCGAATTGGCTCAATTCATGCCACGTGGTCCACGTGGCCATCAGATCGGACCCACTTCGTCATCGTATCTGATCCTACGTGTTAAAAGTGATACTGTAATCAACGATCAACCTTAGTCCGctctcttccatcatcttcttctcatctcactGATCTGTCAGTAGCATCTCATATTCACTCGCActacccatacccatcacTCCATAGACGAACCACAACATGGCCGAAGACccttccaaggtgagttgtcgatACTTTTGTCATCGTTTTGATATCTCCCTTCGCCCCCTTACCCACGCTTACACATCCAAATTGAATTCACCACTGACATCGTTGCAGCCCATCACTGATGACTCCACCGCCACTGCCATCCTTAGGCAGAAGCGTTCGTAAGTGCTTTCTTTTCGTTGCCACCGGACCCCGCGCTTACTCAATCACCACCGTATACAGACCCAACCGACTTATGGTCGAGGAAAGTCCGCAAGAGGACAACAGTGTTGCCATCCTCCACCCAAATACCATGGAGGCTCTTGGTCTTTTCAGGTGCGTACATTTCAAATCATGATTTGGAGCTGGCGCTAACCAATTACCACTGATAGAGGTGACACCGTTATTGGTGAGTTTGGATCCTGATGTGAGGTTTCTCCTGGCTGATGATCTGCGATTTATAGTCCGAGGAAAACTCAGAAGAGACACTGTCCTTATCTGTTTGAGTCAGGATGACATCGAGGAAGGAAAGATCGCGATGAACAAGGGTGCGTTTGAACTCATCACGGGGGGTTAATGCTAAATATCGATGCTTGGGTTAGTCGCCCGAGGAAACTGTGCTGTCAAGCTCGCCGATCTGGTTCACGTTTCTCCTGCCAACGATATCAAGTACGGAAAGAGAATCCACGTCCTTCCGTTTGCTGACTCGATCGAAGGTATGTTTATCGTATTCTTGTACCTAACTTCCGTACTCACAAATCCTCTAGGCCTCTCTGGTAATCTATTCGATGTCTACCTCCGACCTTACTTCCTCGAAGCTTATCGACCTGTCCGAAAAGGTATGTCCTGTTGAGATGCTCTTCAGAGACGCAGATGCTAAAATCCATCCCCACTAGGCGACGTCTTCCAGGTAAGAGGTGGTATGAGAACTGTCGATTTCAAGGTGGTAGAAGTGGATCCTTCGCCATATTGTGTAAGTCTGCTGAAATCGCGCAAAGAACCTCTTGCTGACTCCCGCTACTCGCTAGATTGTCGCCTCTGATACGGTATGTTTAGCTCTTACTTTCTTCAACACTAGCTAATATAAAGCCCGACGCAACAGGTCATCCACACCGAAGGCGATCCAATTGACAGAGAAGCGGAGGAAGCCAACTTGAATGCGGTAGGCTATGATGATCTCGGTGGTTGTAGAAAACAGTTAGCTCAGGTACGTGCACCTCGTTATATCTCCTCTGGGCCCCAGCTCATCGTGATCTGTAGATCCGAGAACTCGTCGAACTCCCTCTACGACACCCACAACTGTTCAAAGCCATCGGTATCAAACCTCCTCGAGGTATCCTCATGTTCGGTCCTCCTGGTACTGGTAAAACTCTGATGGCTCGTGCAGTCGCCAATGAGACCGgtgctttcttcttcctcatcaacgGTCCCGAAATCATGTCTAAAATGGCCGGAGAATCTGAATCAAACCTTAGAAAAGCTTTCGAGGAAGCTGAAAAGAACAGCccttctatcatcttcatcgacgAAATCGATTCTATCGCCCCTAAACGAGAAAAGGCTAATGGTGAAGTGGAGAGACGAGTGGTTTCGCAACTCCTCACTCTCATGGATGGACTCAAAGCTCGATCCAATGTCGTTGTGATGGCCGCTACCAATCGACCCAACTCTATCGATCCCGCTCTCCGACGATTCGGTCGATTTGACCGGGAAGTCGACATCGGTATCCCTGATCCTACTGGTCGACTTGAAATCCTCAGAATCCACACCAAGAACATGAAACTCGCCGATGACGTCGACCTTGAACAAATCGCTGCTGATACGCACGGTTATGTGGGTGCTGATATGGCATCTCTCTGTTCCGAAGCCGCTATGCAGCAAATCAGAGAAAAGATGGACCTCATCGATCTTGACGAAGATACCATTGACGCCGAAGTTCTCGACTCTCTCGGTGTCACCATGGAAAACTTCCGATTCGCCCTCGGTGTCAACAACCCTTCTGCTCTTCGAGAAACTGTTGTCGAAATCCCTACCACCACCTGGGACGATATTGGAGGTTTGGACAAAGTCAAGAGAGAGTTACAAGAGACTGTTCAATACCCTGTCGAGCATCCAGAAAAATTCCTCAAGTATGGTATGTCTCCTTCTAAGGGTGTTCTCTTCTACGGTCCTCCTGGTACTGGTAAAACTTTGTTAGCCAAGGCGTatgtatatctcttcttAGCCACAATTGTCATCGCTTACATCACCCTCTCCCGTAGCATTGCCAACGAATGTCAAGCcaacttcatctccatcaaagGTCCTGAGCTTCTCACCATGTGGTTCGGAGAGTCAGAAGCCAATGTACGAGACGTATTCGACAAGGCACGAGCTGCTGCTCCTTGTGTCATGTTCTTTGATGAGTTGGACTCCATCGCCAAGTCTAGAGGTGGTTCCGGCGGTGATGCCGGTGGTGCTAGTGACCGTGTCTTGAACCAGATCTTGGTAAGTAGGGCCTGTGCAAGCTATCAAGCAGAGCTGACTGGGATGAACAGACcgagatggatggtatgaatgctaagaagagtgagtgatcatcccattcgGTTTTCGGTCCCCGCTGACATGAGTATTTCAGACGTTTTCATCATCGGAGCTACCAGTGAGCCAAATTTACATCTCTCATCGCGACAAAGCTGACCCAGATATCAGACCGTCCCGACCAAATCGATTCTGCTCTTTTGAGACCTGGTCGTCTTGATCAGGTGCGTTCACCGATATTTCTCGTGTACACTGTGTATATACTGATAACCTCACAGCTCATCTATATCCCCCTTCCCGACGAGACTTCTCGATTATCCATCCTCAAAGCTACTCTACGAAAATCACCCATCGACCCTGGAGTGGATCTCAATTTCCTTGCCAAGAGTACCGCTGGATTCTCCGGTGCCGATCTTACAGAGATCTGTCAACGTGCCGCCAAACTCGCTATCAGAGCTAGTATCGAAGCTGACGTGCGcaaggaaagagaaagaaaagagaaagctgaagctgaaggaggtgaCGTTGATCTTATGGACGCTGAcaacgatgaggatgaggtcCCATCGATCACAGTGTAAGTTGTTGTTCCCTATTTGTTATCATATGGCTAACAGCCTTCTACCTTGATGCAGTGACCACTtcgaagaggtgagtgatcccCAAGCTTGAATGGTACGAAACAATTGCTAACGATCAAACAGGCTATGCGATTCGCTCGACGATCTGTATCTGATGCCGACATCCGTCGATACGAGATGTTCAGTACCACCCTGCAACAATCGAGATCCTTTGGCAACAACTTCAAGTTCCCTGAGAGTGGTCAAGCGCAAGAAGGTGGAGCCAGCTTCCAAAATGAAGCGGATGATGACGAGTAAGTGGTAGTACTTGAGTCGCCTCGAACGAGTTACTGATCTCTCTCTGCTTCAGTTTGTACGCCTAAAATGTCGTCTTCAGAAGTACGAATTGGATTGAAGAGTTGAACAAAGTTTAAAACGTAGAATATGTGAAAGACATGCATCTTTTTTAGCCTGAACTCTGCCCTCTCGATCAAGGACTAACTGTGTGCCCTTTCGACGATGCAAAGCACATCCACCAACTACTAAGACACTCGCCGAAATCTGGctcctcctcatcttgcGAGGGCCGAGGCCTGCGTACAGTCGATCCGTCGAGGGCTGGTAGGGAAGTAGGTGCATCTGACAGACGCATGTATTTATAATTTATTCGAGATAGGAACAGGTCTTCACGTTGATCCTCCTGGATCGATTGAAGGACTGGTAGGAGGTAGAATGATGCTTCTGGCCACTGCGTCGAAGATACGACCGAGTCAGTGATCATGTACTCATGATCAGCCGAAGCTTACCATCTGATTGACCGGCAATTCCTCTGATATATCGAACCATTTGGGTATCATCTCTTCAGTTCTAAGGCTATTCGTTAGTGCCTCTCTCAAACAGTGCTATGGACGAACCTACGGGATAGGCAGCCCGGACCAAGCGACACAAGCGAAGAGATGTATCCTGATGATGCATGCCGGGCTGTTGAATTTGGCAGATTGAGGGCGAGCACTGATCAGACAGCCTTTATAGTAAAGGCCATCAGCTTTGGGTCTAAGACCTGACTCTTCCTGCACTCTCAATATAAGCCTTGAGAGTCCTAATCATGTCCTCAGAGTGATATAACCCACTTCAAGCTCACGCGCAGCACATTGGTGTATTTCTTCGCCATCTTCCACTTTACCGCCGAATCCGTTATAGCTAAGAGTAACCCAATATATCAGTGAATAGCACTGCATCGCCAATGTTAATCACATCTCACAGGTCAACCCCCATACCACGTCTCTTATAACCCAGCAAAACCTGTACACATGATGATCAGGATCTGCACCATATCAAAACATGATCGGATCAGAATCAACAGctaccttccccttctgcATATCAACAACG
The nucleotide sequence above comes from Kwoniella europaea PYCC6329 chromosome 1, complete sequence. Encoded proteins:
- a CDS encoding transitional endoplasmic reticulum ATPase, producing the protein MAEDPSKPITDDSTATAILRQKRSPNRLMVEESPQEDNSVAILHPNTMEALGLFRGDTVIVRGKLRRDTVLICLSQDDIEEGKIAMNKVARGNCAVKLADLVHVSPANDIKYGKRIHVLPFADSIEGLSGNLFDVYLRPYFLEAYRPVRKGDVFQVRGGMRTVDFKVVEVDPSPYCIVASDTVIHTEGDPIDREAEEANLNAVGYDDLGGCRKQLAQIRELVELPLRHPQLFKAIGIKPPRGILMFGPPGTGKTLMARAVANETGAFFFLINGPEIMSKMAGESESNLRKAFEEAEKNSPSIIFIDEIDSIAPKREKANGEVERRVVSQLLTLMDGLKARSNVVVMAATNRPNSIDPALRRFGRFDREVDIGIPDPTGRLEILRIHTKNMKLADDVDLEQIAADTHGYVGADMASLCSEAAMQQIREKMDLIDLDEDTIDAEVLDSLGVTMENFRFALGVNNPSALRETVVEIPTTTWDDIGGLDKVKRELQETVQYPVEHPEKFLKYGMSPSKGVLFYGPPGTGKTLLAKAIANECQANFISIKGPELLTMWFGESEANVRDVFDKARAAAPCVMFFDELDSIAKSRGGSGGDAGGASDRVLNQILTEMDGMNAKKNVFIIGATNRPDQIDSALLRPGRLDQLIYIPLPDETSRLSILKATLRKSPIDPGVDLNFLAKSTAGFSGADLTEICQRAAKLAIRASIEADVRKERERKEKAEAEGGDVDLMDADNDEDEVPSITVDHFEEAMRFARRSVSDADIRRYEMFSTTLQQSRSFGNNFKFPESGQAQEGGASFQNEADDDE